The DNA segment tgtgtttatgcagtttaaggtttaaTGTTACACCTGTTAATAtgttgtgatgccttgtccggccggagcgacaagacataaacataaaacccattataaatgtgatattaaCATGATTCTTAGTCGTGtgttcttttggaaggcaaaaacaaagtagtttcgctttctcaacaaaacagcatcacacaccgcggctTTGCGTGAGCtaaggccggaggcctagagtgagccacggtctagagtgagctgtggttggcttgagtgagcagcggtctagagtgaaccgtGGCCGGCTTGAGGCGGAtcctacgaaggagcgtaccttgtgtgtgcagcaaccacatgtgatgaccccaggctggactccgctttgtccacagtgaaagcccaAAGGTCAAACAGAGTAGTTTCGCTTTCGTAGtacagtaaaaagtacaatattatgctttgAAAAGTTGTGAAGTAAAAGTTTTCTAAATGTCATGACAATTTTCATCATTTTAGCGctgtatgccaccagaacagaattaaaaataaaacaatcaagatgaaattgaagtgcagactttaagcttATGGGGTTGAACAATATAAcaaaatgcttaggaattacaaccatttttatacacgGTCACCCCATTTTCAGGgactcaaatgtaattggacaaataaataaaatcataaataaaatgttcatttttaaaattttgttgagaatcctttgcaggcaaaGACTGCCTTAAGTCTGGAACACATGGACATCACCAGAGACTGAGTTTCCTCCTAATTTTTGGGCCAACAACCTGAAGGATCTCATTAAATTCCTCTCGTGAGACCCGAAAATACTCACGGAAACCTTCCCCGTTAAGACGCAGCTCTTGCACTAAATGGTGATACTCACCAAGATGTTTCCTCCGAGCCAGATAaaagacaacattaaaaataataaaatataaaattaaattaaccatttatttttcatcaataatcatgcattttaaaatgtttaaaacaaaataaaatgtgataaacAAAAAGAATTATAATTCTCAACTGATTTGATTGGACAACTTTGGAATACACAATATCTGATTGGCGTGTCACATACGGTGTAGTCGCTCaagttcaaatatttgaatgtatccGAAGCTCAAATCTGAATCAAAAATTCCGCATTCGCAGATGGTCGACACCCCACGCAGCCCCTGTACGACTCTCCATTGACTCTCCAATGACTTCCGGTCTAACAGCTGTTGTTTGTCCTGTGCAGTGGAAAGGCGGCTTCACATTGAAACTCGCAGGCCGCTATGGTAagaggcatgacatttcctgatcAGGCgtcgagtgctgtcaatcacaacacagactggcccagctaaccaatcacagcacatttcgtatttcagaaggtgggccttcatttgatacaggaactatttgagctgttcatgccagactggggagaaaggtgttgtaataatgtaaaggaggaattgttgaataaagtcgttatttttgttttcttcatgtacaaaaagtattctcgtcgcttcataacgttacagttgaatcactgatggcagatggactattctgacgatgcttttcatactttcctgtaccttgacactgttatttatttggcagtctatgggacagactcaagcctcccagtttacatctaaaatatcttaaattgtgttccgaagatgaacgaaacttttacgggtttggaacgacatgggagtaagtgattaatgacaaaattttcattttgcggtggagtatccctttaagcagtgcataaatactgaatgaaaaaagttttttgctTTATGAAATAGTCTGAAACGCCTGGCAAATATTGCATCTGTGACAAAGTATGTATGTGTTGCAGCTACGAGTTTCTAGTTTTCTACTAGATCAACTTCTGATGCTTCATTTACAACTGGGCCTTAGAAAAGATGTGAAAGTCACAACAGATGTTCTTTAGAGATTTTTAGTGAACCATTTGACTCACAAAGATTCAGCTGAAATCATCAGTTATAAAATAAGTGCCTGCTGGTTGTTTTACTTGCACATTAAAGCCCTTTAAATAAAGAGCAAATGTAGACAACAGTTTATCTGGTCATGTGGCATTTTAATAAGGATCGAATGACTGAGTttagctttgagaatgaaaaccaacctgtttgttccttgGCATCTTCCTGTTtcactctgaatgtttcttcaatcttcatttCTTCACTCTCTACTTTAATGACCAGCATCTTTTTAATCGTGGATGTCCGTTGCTTCACcaggagtttttctgtgtttggacACTTTGTCCTGTTTAAGATGAGAATTATTAtcagagaaaaaattaaatgcaaactaaatctttgggtgcgtctcaatcagctccctagatCAGTAATCAGTGCACTGGTAAGGGAGGGAGTCAGTGTAATAGTTAATGGACTTAAATTACCtgattagtcaaaaaaaaaaacacacacaaaaaaagacaccAACTAGaactacaaatgaataaaaaaatgaattaaataatcacACAAAAAGAAGCAATTCATTTCATACAGTATTTTAGTTTAAAGgagtcatcggatgcccattttccacaagttgatatgattatttagggtcttaatgaaaagtctgtaatatACTTTGATTAAAAATTCTCATTCGTAGTGTAAAAAAACCACTaattttaccttgtcaaaaacagcacGCTGTTTCAgtgcatgttgctttaaatgctaatgagctctgctcaacAACACACAGGTGGAGTGTTGCCTTGACAACAGTTGAGGGTATAGTTTGGGGAAAGTACAGCAGCGGGAGGCTCTGAAGACACATCTGTGCAACCATATTGATTTGAACCACAGTTGGACCCGACAATTAAGGCTTGAACTGGACGTTTCTGAATGGTTGGTTGATTTAGTTATCACTGTACTGGCAGGGTATATTAACTAGAaagataaaaaacttaaaaacatattaacTTTATGTGTTTACTGAAGTACAGTTCATTGACAGATAGGATACATGTCTATATGTTAGTGAGTGgtcataaaaaacttttttttttttttcggtaaaTGTAGGCTTGTCAGTGATGCGTAACGTTACCTAGGCAGTGCTACGTACTACTCTAGCTGTAACACTGACCTTAGGTCATGGCAGGAATAATGGGTCTAGCAGGAGTTGAAGGACACTTATTGTTTGAATTATGCATACAGTGCAGTACTTATTAACAAAACTTTCAAGTACATCTGCAGTGCTGTCACTACATTGATATTCCTGTTATAGGTGTCTTTGTGTAAATTGTGGCCAAATGCCTACAGAGGCTGAGAATATATGCTGCAGGGAGATACCACAGGTACAGTATTTTCCTAAATTATATTGCTATTATGCGTTCATCTTTCAAAAATCTCAGGTCGGTTacctttttcatattttgtagGTTTTAAGAAGATTACAACAGCTGGAAAATCCACCAGAATGTATGGTGGATCATCCTGGCCTTGAACctgtttgtttaaatgtgttcTCCCTTCAGAATGCATTAAACATCTATAGAGCAGACTATTGGCCTTTAGATCCAAGGGGAATAGAAGTGCAAGTTGTGTTCTGATGCATTTGAGTCATCAGTTTCTATTGTACCATAAGCGACTGCGGAGCAAACCATAAAGATCCCCATGGGTCACTGTTCACCTTTAGTGAAATTTTTTAGTATCACATACCATTCTATATAAAATACTAAGTACTGAATAGACAACACTGTTTTACTGAATACCACAGAGGTTTTTAATCAGTTATTCCACAGAACAGCAAAACTGATCGTCTAAAGACAAACATcaagttgcaaataaaaaaaaaaaagaaaagaataaagtaATGATTAGACTAGATTACTTTTcccaaaaaataattgtttatttgtctCAGCTGTTACAGGTTTTTGTCCAACAGAAGCTTCGTCAGCCAGTGTTGGGGCTTTCTGGGATGGAGAATCAGGGTGGTGTGACCCTGATGAGTTCCCTGATGCTCAGGGAAGGTATGTGGGGTTCAGACCTGCCCTTGATTGAACCTAGACACATAGCTGGCTATCACTTCCAGTTTGTCTGGTTTCTCAAACTGGGATGTAAGATTCTCAGGTTTGGAGATCTTAAGGATATTGTCCATATATGGGGTTGGGTCCACAACAACTTTCTCAAAGATAAGGTCCAACAGGTTATCCATGTagtctgtataaaaaaataaataaaaaataaataaataaatattgtaaatcgtttttattttcaattttcgaATGACTCTGAAGCAGTATTGCACACTTGTCACTTCATGGTTTTATATATGAAACTGTTAGTGATTTAATTCAAAAGTTATTTATCTTCTGCCTCTGATATTATGTCTGTACATAcaatgtttattttgcatttaaaataaagcttGTTAAACTCACGGAAGGTTGGATCTGCTTTCACTGGCTTTGCAGAGCATTGTCCTTTCTTGCATTTTGGAAAAACCACCTTAAATAGTGGCTCCCCAGCTGCTGTTGTGGCCTGGGGACGCCCAGCATTCTCATTAAAATGTAGGGCTGCCAGGTAGAGTCTTCAGAGGAGAAGTAATGGTTAAACATATGCTAGGTCACACTtgcttattattttgtgtgtttggaaaTGTGAATACATTCCTTTCCgaattattatattaagttaCCTGCATAACAttccaagaaaagaaaagacaacaTTCTTTGGCACAAAGTGCAGAATTACGCTGCGGAACGCCTCCAGTGATGAGGTCTGATGGTGAGGGCTCAGCTTCTCAACGTCCTTCAGAATCCTCTTGTTTGTGAGGACCTTCTCTAATCGACAGAAGGCAGGTGTCCCTGGTGGGAAAAGTAGAACTTATTAaactttatgtttaaaaacaaaaaataataataattgaaataacaGGGAATAAAAATCACGGCTTTCATATTCACATAGACATGATTTACAATGACACACCAGCTCTCAACCACTTGCTCTTGTCCCTTGAAGTGCGTTGTGGATGCAAACACCGTGGGAATACAGGATCttcatgtgtgtgcatgtcttgGACATGATTAAGAATTGAAGTCCACTTTGCGACTCGCTCTTGCCCCGAGGAAGAAGTCGTCGCTGTCCAATATATGTGGTTTTTTATACTGCGAAGCCACTTCTGCAGTTTTTCACTGTCTTTGCTCTGAGCAATCCTCAGCAGTTTCTTGGACACTCCTAATAATACAAACAAACCGTATTTCAGAGATACAGTATgtattgaacacaaaataattaaaagagacATTAGTTATGCCATTTTACtgctgtgattaaaaaaataaccagtCTGTGAGACTATGAAAGTGATGAAGCACATAAACCCCACCTACACAAACAGGAGCGAATACCTTTTTCTATGTGCCATACATCGTTATACTGTGTGATGTTGGCCTCCCGCAggtatttttgtatttgaggGTGCCGGTCTGTAACAATGCTGTCAAAAGTCACACAGTGTGCCCTCAAGAGATCAAGGCTCCTCCTCAGACCCTCTTTCTCCATGTTATTGCTCCCTCCAACTTCATTACTCTGATTACAAAAGAAAGGGCAGATATGAGCATGGTTGACAATGCCTGTTATGTTAGCGCAGagttaaaccacaaaaaaaatccatgtgcctttttatttctgtacatttacattgttatattGCATATGCCAAACATTTCACAACAGTCCATATTTTTAGACTCACCTGAACTAGCTGCAGATCAATAATAGTGCTGGTCCTTAGGTCCATCACAGAGTAACTGCCAAACTTGgctgaatacatttacatttagacatttagcagacgcttttatttaaagccacttacaaatgaggacaatggaagcaatcaaattcaacaaaagagcaataatatgcaagtgctataacaagtctcagttagcttaaaggCCTTTCCAAACTGAGTGCGAAAAGCGGAACGAATATCGGACACGCtggaataaaacaatagatttttatGGATGCTTCCACATAGACCGCGAACATTCGTGCGACGAAAAAATGTTTTCGAACCAGTCCTAATTAATCTTTTCAGTTTCACAAAACGACAACACAGGCCGTCCAATAAGATTCGATCAAGGATCAGGGGACTGGAACAGCACAAAAAGGCAAGAGTGGTGGCGCTGTTTTGAAAACAAACATCGAAGAAGAATATCCTGGATAAGAGAAGAGAGTGGATGCTGAGTTCTTGTTATCCTTGGTATTTGACaacagatttattctcacatgttctttatacagaaaaacatttctattaattgtCCACTGAATTATGTGATGTGTAGAGCACCGTCCGTTTTCTTCCACGTGTGCGTGTTATGAGTCAGAGCACGTTCACTCTATTTCTatacatgaaatatgaaagcaaatagacATGATTATGacgatatat comes from the Cyprinus carpio isolate SPL01 chromosome B4, ASM1834038v1, whole genome shotgun sequence genome and includes:
- the LOC109076260 gene encoding uncharacterized protein LOC109076260 isoform X2, giving the protein MLCPDIGVGSSNPLRLSTPIKRPNKRSRSELEEDPSGASSSMNVEEPMDPADSVTASTEPTDVTTESSKPAHKTAAYIVYENCLLQLFEQCPVCQGVASVRRKRVGTFLAVEQRCPHCDFFRKWNSQPVVGSTPAGNLQLSVAVYATGASFFKLEKLFRAMQLKMIHYGTFRSHARRFIEPAIVHSWKTAQDGMLQQLRQKQNIVLGGDFRAYSPAKFGSYSVMDLRTSTIIDLQLVQSNEVGGSNNMEKEGLRRSLDLLRAHCVTFDSIVTDRHPQIQKYLREANITQYNDVWHIEKGVSKKLLRIAQSKDSEKLQKWLRSIKNHIYWTATTSSSGQERVAKWTSILNHVQDMHTHEDPVFPRCLHPQRTSRDKSKWLRAGTPAFCRLEKVLTNKRILKDVEKLSPHHQTSSLEAFRSVILHFVPKNVVFSFLGMLCRLYLAALHFNENAGRPQATTAAGEPLFKVVFPKCKKGQCSAKPVKADPTFHYMDNLLDLIFEKVVVDPTPYMDNILKISKPENLTSQFEKPDKLEVIASYVSRFNQGQV